A genomic stretch from Diorhabda sublineata isolate icDioSubl1.1 unplaced genomic scaffold, icDioSubl1.1 Dsub_194, whole genome shotgun sequence includes:
- the LOC130452132 gene encoding uncharacterized protein LOC130452132, giving the protein MNGCAESVSNVCLWGYLATSPEYFSLSGVRAHCPAGHSFDPTRGNHMESQKQKQKLGYKVEERRTVEEEVRRKEEEEEERRKFEEELILRQKKNKKVNKSRDLITQSTIIEEGKKEEEEEEEEKEDTSTTDTSEGDILRKIMFEEVKGKKSKKKRVREESKIEESETKKEKKRRKREEGRGKGKGGGQGDMGGKVNRKID; this is encoded by the coding sequence ATGAATGGCTGCGCGGAGTCAGTCTCAAACGTGTGCCTCTGGGGATACCTGGCGACCTCCCCAGAGTATTTTAGCCTTAGCGGGGTAAGGGCGCACTGCCCCGCCGGACACTCTTTCGACCCAACTCGTGGGAATCATATGGaatcacaaaaacaaaaacaaaaactaggATATAAGGTAGAGGAGAGGAGAACAGTAGAAGAAGAGGTAAGAAGGAAGGAGGAGGAGGAAGAGGAAAGGCGGAAATTCGAAGAAGAGTTGATACTTAGgcaaaagaagaataaaaaagtgAACAAGAGTAGGGACCTGATAACACAATCAACCATAATTgaagaaggaaaaaaagaagaagaagaagaagaagaagaaaaagaggaCACGTCCACCACAGATACCAGCGAAGGGGACATACtgagaaaaattatgtttgagGAGGTGAAAGggaaaaaaagcaaaaaaaaaaggGTAAGGGAAGAAAGTAAGATTGAAGAAAGCgaaacaaagaaagaaaaaaaaagaagaaaaagagaagAAGGAAGAGGAAAAGGAAAGGGAGGGGGACAGGGAGATATGGGAGGAAAggttaatagaaaaattgattga